The genomic stretch CAGTTCCCCCTCACCGTAATCCTCCCTTAACTGATTATCAGTAAAGGCAGTTGTATCTAAAACGAACCTCTGTTTAGCAATCATCATCCAAAACCCCTCAAAAATTTTATTAATAAATCATATTATAACTTGAAACTTGGGTATTATCCATTAACTCTGAGAATCCCCATATTTACAATCCTTTCTGAAGATGACAAATCAATATCTTTTATTTAACATAAGCTCTTAACATTTTAATTTCTAAAATGATTAATATAAACATTTTGCAGTAGGGTTTATAGAAACCTTAATAATTACCTTGCCCTTTTTTTCAGCGGCTCAAAGGGTGTCATTCATACATTTCAAGGCCATTGGTTTTAAAAACTTAACATGGCAGCGTCATGATTTGCGGAAAATGTTAAAAAGTCTTACAATCAACAAACTCTGGATTTATCTGTCATTCAGATGCCTAAGCCAGATTTCCAGAGTATCCTAGTAAAAACCAATTAACAGGGTTTACAATTGCATATTTTCAATTGAAGATGATTACAATAAATATTAATGGAATCATCAAATCCATATGCTGATGATTTTAAGAGAGGATCATCAGACGGATTTCCATAAACGTCTTCAAAAGATGGATCTAGTTGAAACATACAATTTTAAGATGAAAATAATTGATAGAACCTTAAATATGGTCAGACTACTTGATCCTAAAAATATTAAGGCTTTTATGATCACCGGACCTTCTCAAATCCATAATATGAAACCCTGTTAGAGAGTACAATGATAAAGAGTATATGATGCATTGATTGCTCTTTCAAGGATCAAATGATATAAAACATTCAAAAAATATCAACTTCTTATAATTTTACAGTCATGATAATAGAAAATGTTTATATATTAATATTATATATTATGAATCATGGCTTTTTGCAGTAGATGTAGTACAAAAAATGATGCAGATGCTAAATTCTGTAAAGAATGTGGGAATACTTTAACAAGAGAGTTAGAAACAACTGAAGATAAAAAAAGTAAATCTGAGAACTATATTTATGCTTTAATAACCATTATAGGTCTTACTTTTATAATAATTGATGGATTAGGAATAATTTTAAATTTTTTATTGGTTCCTTTAGGTCTTATCTTAACGTTGAGTGGATTAAATAAACTATTTCCTAAAATATTTAAACTTAAAGCTATCTTGATTGGATTCGCAGCATTTATTTTGGTATACTATTTATTGTACATACTGTCATTCACATATATTCAGGATTTATCACCAGAGGGATATTTTACCCAATTTTTGATTTCCATACTTATAAGTGGGTTTATGGTCGGTTATTTATCGGGTAAAAGTTATTTTAATGGAATTATATTAGGTTTATTAATGGGAATGATCTTTTCAATAGGGTTTACCAACAATATTATAACTTTTATCGGTGGTTTTGTAACATTAACCGTATTCGGAACAACAGGAGGTCTAATTGGGGTTTTA from Methanobacteriaceae archaeon encodes the following:
- a CDS encoding zinc ribbon domain-containing protein, coding for MAFCSRCSTKNDADAKFCKECGNTLTRELETTEDKKSKSENYIYALITIIGLTFIIIDGLGIILNFLLVPLGLILTLSGLNKLFPKIFKLKAILIGFAAFILVYYLLYILSFTYIQDLSPEGYFTQFLISILISGFMVGYLSGKSYFNGIILGLLMGMIFSIGFTNNIITFIGGFVTLTVFGTTGGLIGVLIYRKKHNYKALD